Part of the Oncorhynchus masou masou isolate Uvic2021 chromosome 18, UVic_Omas_1.1, whole genome shotgun sequence genome, TAACATAGCATTTCGTCATTAAGACCTTTAGGAAAGAATGTCTGGAGGATGAACatcccaaaacattctcttttgcCCAGAGTATTATTTATATCACCTCCCCTGCCTGATATATTAACTTTCTTCATGCCACAAAATCTAAAAAGGTAGAAATGTCACATTTTTGGTCATTAAAATGTACTGCGATTGTATATTCCCTGTCGTTTCTCCTGATTGAACTTTAATATTCACTAATTCTCTGTTTGAGAGAACGAGAGGTTTTACCTACATACcacagcccacatggacatttaatcatgtagataacatgggtggtagAGCATGTAATAATGTCATTTATTTGGAACCGTTTTCCTGTATGTGGGTGGCAGATATATTCACACTTCATCATGTTGTTACGCTGTGCGCAACCTCTGCATTTATAGCTACCATTCGGAAGAGGGCATAAAAGAGCCTGGCTAAATGGCATGGaccaattttatttatttttttaccatatatttgaccagaaatcaaagcctttgcttattcTACATTTTTAAGATAGAAAATGGCTGTATATATGTCACAATGTAAACAATAATaatagactcttagctttcatttgacacacaatttgacatgctcctatgaactttgtactcatgggtccttttacatggaaatgccctaAAGTAAAATCagttgtggaaaaagtacccaattgtcctacttgagtaaaagtacagataccttcatagaaaatgactcaagtaaaagtgaaagtcacccagtaaaatactacttgagtaaaagtctaaaagtatttgattgtaaatatacttaagtattaaaagtacatataattgctaaaatatacttattaagtatcaaaagtaaaagtacaagtataaataatttcaaattccttatattaagcaaagcagacggccacattttcttgtttttattttttatttttatggatagccaggtacacactccaacactcagacaccatttacaaacaaagtatgtgtttagtgagtccgccagatcagaggcagtagggatgactagggatgttctcttgaaaaggttgtgaattagaccattttcctgtcgtGCTAAGAATTCTAAATGTAATTAGTACTTTTCAggttcagggaaaatgtatgaagtaaaaaagtacataatttgctttaggaatgtagtgaaataatagttgtcaaaaatataaaaagtaaagtacagataccccaaaaaacaacttaagtagaactttaaagtatttttacttaagtactttacaccactagaTAAAATGGATTGAGTTGAATTATTATGGTAAAAGTTATTATGGTAAAGTTGTTGAGTTGGTGCCATTCAGGATAATGATCAATTGTAGCTGACTTTCATTTCTTCCGGTCTGTAAAACAAGATttttaaaaatacaattttatacaATGCACTCCAGTTATGTATCAGCCAAGCCTACAAAGTGTTATATTGTCAGTGAATAGAACATTCAGAATTACTCACATTTTCATGTGGGAAGGGCAGGAGTCCATTTCCCTTCCAGGCCATATGTGATGGTGCCTGGTCCATCCATCACCATGCCCCTATCACAGACAAATGTCACAGTCACCAAACTTAAGAGACATTCTTGCTCCTCTTGTCAATTGAGCATTTAAATGACAACATATGTTTTCATTCTATTGTTTTTAAAGGGGATGAGCGGTTTGTTCCCTAACATTACTCTCGGGGCCAAGTTCTCAACACCTAAGGGGTGTTCCTAGTTTGCTAAAAAACATTGCAAAATAGTGCAGTTGGAGAAGCTATAGACTTGAAAAGGATTTGTAACCTTTGCACTCTGGAGGTGGATCACTCCATGTCCCATCTTTGGTACAGTAGATCTCTCTCGCTCCAATCAGTTTCCCTACGCGACATCGATAGCCAATCACAGTGCTGTACAAGTAAGGTGGTTCCAAATATCCATTTGTTACTCCATTTACCACCGAAGGCGGTTCAGCACACTGCACAGCTGAAAGACATGATTTTACATGATTACATTACAACAATTTAGAAAATATTATGGTGACAGTATTGGAAGTTCAGGGATGTtataaactaaaacaatgataccTAAAGCAATTTACCTATGACCCAGATACTGTGTGGTGCAATAGGGCGATTCGGTTCCACACCAGCGAGAGCAGAAAATATTTTTGGTATCTCAGActgttctggcaattctcacataaATACTTCATTGGGAGGAAGGATGCTTGAAAAGCTTTTTCCATTTGTATCACAAACCATTTTTGAGAAAATCATGATGGAAGTGGATATTTTAGGCTCTTTTTAGAGCTATACATGCCTTCTGTAAGGCCCTATGATCCGTGAACCGTACacaatacagacaacatcttggtgtcattatactccttatagtgttcTCTAAAATATGGAGTATGTCTACATTCTGAAATACACATTCTCACATTaatttattcaacattttgtttatTTGTAGACATATTGTTTGTAACAATATACTCTTCAAACATGTCAAATCTCTAGAACGGTCTCTCTGGTACTTTTAATGACATGACCCATTTTATACATAGAAATGTATATTATAGGTAattaaccaatcacagccctcctttAGGATTGCACATTCAGCAAGTCACCAGCAGAGGGAATTTCCCATTCACTGTGTTGATGGTGCTCATAAAATGTATAATACCTTCAGAATTAGCAGAGCGCCAACTCTGGAAATTGTATGTATATACTTGTACAGTATATATTGTTACAAATAATATGTCTGAAATGAACAAAATCAAAAAGAGTAGTTTTGAGTTATTAATATTTCAATGttgaataaattaaattaaaaattaaattaaatactcCATATTTTAGAgaacactataaggagtataatgacaccaagatgttgtctgtattgtGTACGGTTCACAGATCATAGGGCCTTACAGGAGGTATGTATAGCTCTAAAAAGGGCCTAAAATGTccactttcatcatgattttcTTAAAATTActttgtgatacaaatgtaaaaaaacatgtcaaacattctTCCTCCTAATGAAGTTGCTATGTGAGAATTGGCAGGACAATCTGAGATACCAAAAATATTTCCCGCTCCCGCGGAATCGCCCAGTAGcctatgtaaaaaatatatgtgACAGCCTACGTTCACAGACCGGAACACGCCCATCCCAGCCATCAGTCATGCAATTTCTTACAGCCCGTCCAACCAGTTGATACCTGGTTAAAAAATGGGCACAAAAAGTGATTTAATCTGGCTCTGCATCATTTTATTCGTACACTGTAACAATTATGAGGGTTAGGTAGCCTCGAGAGAAAATAGACATAGTAACAGAATACTTACCCCTCATTACAAACCCCTGTAGCTGTATCCCCAAACTGTACACCGGTATAAATGAAATCACCATAAGAGATCTCTCCAGCAGATCCACATGATTTGCCTTTGGACAAGAAACTTtcacaatacattttttgggaAAGAACAAAATACACAAACCTCCACTCCCACAGAGTGATATAATATAGACTAGCTGTGGATCTGCTGCCACCTAATGGTTAAACGAGATAAGTGCAACCTCCTTAACACTATCTATGAGACAGAGCAGTTGCATTTTGTTGAATGTTCTTTATGTACTATATACTGTTTATATACATTTAATATATTCTGAACATCATTAATACTTCTCCTTATGGGTTCTTACGTTCACATCTCAGAGTTACCGGCGTCCACTTCCCACTGACACAGGTACTATAGTAAGTGCCTCCTGCTCTCACGTATCCCAAGGCACAACTGTAACGGACCCGTTCACCAGGACCAAAGTCTGTCTGTGTTATATAGCGGTCAGAAAGGAGTGCGTTGGGGAGGTACGGTGGCACTCTACATCTGCCTAAAGGAAAGGGAGATGGACCATTTTGACAAAAGATAGAAAGTACATCTAGTATAATACCAATGCATCATAACATGTATTATATTTTTCAATGATCAAAGAGAGAGATCTTGGATGGTGTTATGTTTACCATCAGGCTTTGAGCTTTGAGTTATATCAGAGGAATGACAGAGTGGGAGCTGGGGCTGCCACTGGCCATCTGGTCCACAGGTAAGCTGCTGGGCTCCAGTCAGGAGGA contains:
- the LOC135504287 gene encoding complement receptor type 2-like isoform X1 encodes the protein MMNLGYKIMFFLSIAIHPSAEVPSICGTPPSFPHMQVRNKYLRQKNIFSEGAKVLYRCAEGYTQYKGIRSIMCEAGKWTMLSMKCEKKTCGSAGELFNGHYDYTGASFRDKAYAVCNEGFTLKGMEYRMCKESGWSGEIPTCEVGGKPQVVPAEVICPDPSVANGVKLSEADSVYRVRDTVTFTCSEGFLLTGAQQLTCGPDGQWQPQLPLCHSSDITQSSKPDGRCRVPPYLPNALLSDRYITQTDFGPGERVRYSCALGYVRAGGTYYSTCVSGKWTPVTLRCERKSCGSAGEISYGDFIYTGVQFGDTATGVCNEGYQLVGRAVRNCMTDGWDGRVPVCEPVQCAEPPSVVNGVTNGYLEPPYLYSTVIGYRCRVGKLIGAREIYCTKDGTWSDPPPECKGAW
- the LOC135504287 gene encoding complement receptor type 2-like isoform X2 codes for the protein MMNLGYKIMFFLSIAIHPSAEVPSICGTPPSFPHMQVRNKYLRQKNIFSEGAKVLYRCAEGYTQYKGIRSIMCEAGKWTMLSMKCEKKTCGSAGELFNGHYDYTGASFRDKAYAVCNEGFTLKGMEYRMCKESGWSGEIPTCEGGKPQVVPAEVICPDPSVANGVKLSEADSVYRVRDTVTFTCSEGFLLTGAQQLTCGPDGQWQPQLPLCHSSDITQSSKPDGRCRVPPYLPNALLSDRYITQTDFGPGERVRYSCALGYVRAGGTYYSTCVSGKWTPVTLRCERKSCGSAGEISYGDFIYTGVQFGDTATGVCNEGYQLVGRAVRNCMTDGWDGRVPVCEPVQCAEPPSVVNGVTNGYLEPPYLYSTVIGYRCRVGKLIGAREIYCTKDGTWSDPPPECKGAW